The genomic stretch CGTCCAGCGCCGAGTGGGCCTGGTCCTCGATGACGTCGGTCAGCGGGCAGGCCGCGCTGGTCAGCGTCATGTCGATGGTGGCCACGGGCCGCCCGCCGTCGGCGGGGTCGAGGTTGAGCCCGTAGATCAGGCCCAGGTCGACGACGTTGATGCCGAGCTCGGGGTCGACGACGTCCTTGAGCGCCTCCATGACCTCCTCGACGGTGGTCTCACCGTCGAGGTCGGTCGGAGTCTCCACTGGCTTACTCACTGGGCTGAACTCCTCACAACAGCGTCCTTGTAGGCCATCCAAGAAAGCAACGCGCATTTGACACGCGCCGGGAACTTGGCCACACCCGAGAACGCGACCGCGTCAC from Nonomuraea polychroma encodes the following:
- a CDS encoding metal-sulfur cluster assembly factor yields the protein MEALKDVVDPELGINVVDLGLIYGLNLDPADGGRPVATIDMTLTSAACPLTDVIEDQAHSALDGMVSDVKINWVWLPPWGPDKITDEGREQLRMLGFNV